The region TCTCGATCACCGCGACGAGCGTGCGCCCGACCGCGAGGCCGGATCCGTTGAGCGTATGGACGAACTGCGTCTTTTTCTCGCCCTCGGGGCGGTAGCGCGCGTTCATGCGGCGCGCCTGGAAGTCGCCGGTGTTCGAGCAGGAGCTGATTTCGCGATAGGCGCCCTGGCCGGGCAGCCACACCTCGAGGTCGTAGGTCTTGCGTGCGCCGAAGCCCATGTCGCCGGTGCACAGCAGCATCTTGCGATAGGGCAGCTCGAGTGCCTGCAGGATGCCTTCTGCCGCAGCCGTCATGCGCTCGTGCTCGGCCTCGCTCTCTTCCGGTCGGCAGATGCTGACGAGCTCGCATTTCTCGAACTGGTGCTGGCGGATGAAACCGCGCGTGTCCTTGCCCGCCGCGCCTGCTTCGGAGCGGAAGCACAGGGTGAGCGCGGTCAGCCGCATCGGCAGCGCGCTGTCGTCGAGGATTTCGCCCATGACCGAGCTGGTCAGGCTGACTTCGGACGTCGGGATGAGCCAGCGGCCATCGGTCGTGCGGAAACTGTCTTCGGCGAACTTGGGCAGCTTGTCGGTGCCGTACATGGCCTCGTCGCGCACCAGGACGGGCGGGTTGCATTCGGTGTAGCCGTTCTCGCGCGTCTGCTGGTCGAGCATGAACTGGCCGAGCGCGCGGTGGAGGCGCGCCATGTCGCCGCGCAGGAACGTGAAACGAGCGCCCGAGATATTGGCACCGGTCTCGAAATCCATGCCCAGCGCGGGGCCGATATCGGCGTGTTCCTTGGCATCGAAATCGAACGCGCGCGGGTCGCCCCAGCGGCTGATCTCGACATTGCCTTCCTCGTCGTCGCCCTCAGGTACGTCGTCGGCCGGCATGTTGGGGATGCGGGCGAGCATGTCCTCGAGCTGCGAGCCGAGTTCGCGCTCGCGTTCCTCGAGTTCGGGCAGGGTGCGCTTGATCTCGGCGACTTCGGCCTTGAGCGCTTCGGCCTTGTCCTTGTCGCCCTGGCCCATGGCCTGGCCGATCGCCTTCGACGCCTCGTTGCGGCGACTCTGCGCCTCCTGCATCCTGGTCGTAACCTCGCGCCGTTCGGCGTCGAGCTTCAGGATGGTGCCGGCCACCGGCTCCGCGCCGCGGCGGGCGAGGGCGGCGTCGAATGCGTCGGGATTGTCGCGGATAAAGCGGATGTCATGCATGGCGCGCGCTATGGAGAGTTTTGCGAGGGCCTTCAAGCACCGGAACGCCCGCGCGAGCGGGGGATTTGACCGGTCATGACGCGCCTCGTCCACTTCGTCGGCTTCCGGGACGACCGGTACTGGAATGCGCGGCGCGTATTCGGCCCGCCCGACATGATCCACCGCGACTGGGACCGTTATGCCGCCGACGACGTCGCGCCGGGCGATACGGTGGTGTTCGCGGAAGGGGAGTGGAACCAGAGACCGCGCAGCTTCACGGTGGAAGCTGCGCGGTCGAGGGCGAAGCGACGGGATGGAGGCCCGTCACCTCGACTGGGTCAGAAGCGGAATTCGCCGGTCACGAAGAAGCGCCGCGGATCGCCGTAGAAGCCGGTCAGCGTGCCTTCGAGGCCGAGCGTCGGCACGATCGGCTGCCCGTTCACACCGCCTGCCACGAAGTTGTAGCCCGCGACGATATAGCGCTTGTCGGTCAGGTTCTTGCCGTGGACGCCGATCGACCAGCGATCGTCATCCGAGGTGTAGACGATGCTCGCATCGAGCAGGACGAAACCGTCCTGGTCGAGGAACTGGTTCGGCACTTCGAACTGGCTCGCATCCGAACGCATCGACATCGAACCGAGGAAATCGACGATGCCCGGACCGACCGGCAGGCCGAGATCGAAGCCGGTGTTGAGCGTCCATTCCGGCGTGTTCTGGAACACGCGCTGGTCGGCGACATCGTTGCCGAAGGCGTCGATGAACTGGTTGTACTCCGCATCGACATAGCCGACCGCCCAATTCACCGAGAAACGGCTGCCGAGGCCCGCGAAGTCCTTGCCGACGAGCGCGTTGCCTTCGAATTCGAAGCCGTTGACGTCCGCGTCGCCTGCGTTGGAGGTGATGCCGATGAAAGTGTCGTTGATCCCGTCGTTGTTCGTATCGAGGCCGACCGAACCGGGGATCTGGATGTCGGTATAGTCACCCTTGAACAGGGCGAGAGCGACATTCAGGCGATTGTCGAGCAGCGACGCCTTCCAGCCCAGTTCGAAGCTGTCGACCTTTTCCGGTGCGAAGCGCAGGAAATTGAACTGGTCGTCGAAATCCACATCGCCATCACCATCGAGGTCGGGCGCCGCCGTGCTCTGGCCGCGCGGGTCGAAGCCGCCGCCCTTGAAGCCTTTCGAATAGGTGAAATAGATGTTGTGGTTCTGGTTCGGCTTGAAGCTGATCGAGGCACGCGGAGTGAACTCCTTGAACGTCTCGCTACCCTCGAAGTCCGAAGTGACCGCAATCGGGATCGCGGTGGACGGCGGGAACAGGTCCGAGAAGCCGCCGATGAAGGTGGTGCGCAGGATGCGGCTGGAACGCTTGTCCCACGTATAGCGCCCGCCGAGCGATACGCTCAGCCTATCGGTGAAGTCGTAGGTGAAGTC is a window of Erythrobacter sp. HKB08 DNA encoding:
- the serS gene encoding serine--tRNA ligase, with the translated sequence MHDIRFIRDNPDAFDAALARRGAEPVAGTILKLDAERREVTTRMQEAQSRRNEASKAIGQAMGQGDKDKAEALKAEVAEIKRTLPELEERERELGSQLEDMLARIPNMPADDVPEGDDEEGNVEISRWGDPRAFDFDAKEHADIGPALGMDFETGANISGARFTFLRGDMARLHRALGQFMLDQQTRENGYTECNPPVLVRDEAMYGTDKLPKFAEDSFRTTDGRWLIPTSEVSLTSSVMGEILDDSALPMRLTALTLCFRSEAGAAGKDTRGFIRQHQFEKCELVSICRPEESEAEHERMTAAAEGILQALELPYRKMLLCTGDMGFGARKTYDLEVWLPGQGAYREISSCSNTGDFQARRMNARYRPEGEKKTQFVHTLNGSGLAVGRTLVAVIENYQQADGSVTVPTALQPYMGGVTELEPTR